A part of Clarias gariepinus isolate MV-2021 ecotype Netherlands chromosome 14, CGAR_prim_01v2, whole genome shotgun sequence genomic DNA contains:
- the LOC128541420 gene encoding GPI-linked NAD(P)(+)--arginine ADP-ribosyltransferase 1-like — protein sequence MKIAVKVFTIVIIISVVCYAEKKSWTSDPVFKLDLAPDSVDDQFTGCENKMCRLITQKILPNELNSNKKFKNVWSKFKNIKNYFKRAIKVYTSNDIYLEFNVAVRSGRKSYISNFNYKAFHFFLTRALQVYRVNKCTNVFRRTKVLFDKNVLNKEVRLGGFASTSLKSNKIQFGNRSCFKIKTCYGANIASMSVFPKEEEVLIPPFEKFKITSINTGKNEMNCTVLYTLQSTGKLSYMNCKLLKKTKQNVNYGK from the exons ATGAAGATAGCTGTAAAGGTTTTCACCATCGTCATCATCATTTCAGTTGTTTGCTATGCAGAG AAGAAATCCTGGACATCAGATCCTGTCTTTAAACTGGATTTGGCACCAGATAGTGTTGATGACCAATTTACAGGCTGTGAAAACAAAATGTGCAGGCTGATTACACAAAAGATTTTACCAAATGAGTTGAACtctaataaaaagtttaaaaatgtttggagtaaatttaaaaacattaaaaattattttaaaagagcAATAAAAGTCTACACATCTAATGACATTTATTTAGAATTCAATGTTGCTGTGAGGTCGGGCAGAAAAAGTTACATCAGTAACTTCAACTATAAggcctttcatttctttctcacACGTGCCTTACAAGTTTATCGAGTAAATAAGTGTACTAATGTTTTCCGCAGAACTAAGGTTTTGTTTGATAAAAATGTTCTTAATAAGGAAGTAAGACTTGGCGGATTTGCATCAACATcacttaaaagtaataaaatacaatttggCAATCGATCCTGTTTTAAGATTAAGACTTGCTATGGTGCAAACATAGCCAGTATGTCTGTGTTCCCTAAGGAGGAGGAAGTGCTAATCCCACCGTTTGAAAAATTCAAGATCACCAGTATCAATACTGGTAAAAACGAAATGAACTGCACTGTCCTTTACACTCTACAGAGCACTGGGAAGTTAAGTTATATGAACTGTaagttacttaaaaaaacaaaacaaaatgtaaattatgggAAGTAA